A genomic region of Pontibacillus yanchengensis contains the following coding sequences:
- a CDS encoding DUF4234 domain-containing protein: MELREKEEEVIPFKKVNIVLMVFLTILTIGIYTAYWFINRKNTLDSFSKKNYIPSKWWYAFLIYLSISFVYTFLGGFLFSGFGLAILDSIDTIITFYFVGLLYYSVFRLKEMIEAQAKEANIKSWLLVLFNLWYIQYKINSLNELRRDPREEDSYA; this comes from the coding sequence ATGGAATTAAGGGAGAAGGAAGAGGAAGTAATTCCTTTTAAAAAGGTGAATATTGTTCTTATGGTTTTCTTAACCATTTTAACAATTGGTATTTATACAGCATATTGGTTTATAAATAGAAAGAATACATTGGATTCTTTTTCAAAAAAAAATTATATACCAAGTAAATGGTGGTATGCTTTTCTTATCTATCTTTCTATCTCGTTTGTGTACACGTTTCTTGGAGGGTTTCTTTTTTCTGGATTTGGGTTAGCAATTTTAGACTCAATAGATACTATCATTACATTTTACTTCGTTGGGTTACTATATTATTCAGTTTTTAGATTAAAAGAAATGATAGAAGCACAGGCAAAAGAAGCAAACATTAAGTCATGGCTTTTAGTTTTATTTAATCTTTGGTATATCCAATATAAAATTAATAGCTTAAACGAGTTAAGGAGGGATCCACGTGAGGAAGATTCGTATGCGTAA